The Mesorhizobium sp. INR15 region CGCCTCGTCGAGCGCGGGCTGGATGACGAACTCAAGGGCACGGCCTATGCGGTCATAGATGGCGTCGACGGCCGTTGCCATCATGTCCGACTGTCGGATCTCGACGCGGCGGGTGATGGCGCGCCGGGCTCGATCGTCGAGCTGCGCAAATTCGACGACGCCCAGGGACGCAAGCGGCTTGCGCTTGCTGTGCGCAGCGACCTCGACATCGAACGCCAGGTCATCGCCGGTGGGGCGACCTGGCTGGACAGGCAGGCGCTCGCGAGAACGCCGGCGGCGCTGTCCGATGGCGGATTTGGTACTGAGGTGCGTCATGCGATGGACCGGCGCTCCGAGCATCTGGTCGGCCTGGGTCTGGCTGAGCGGCAGGCGCGCGGTATCGTCTTCGCCAACGGCTTGGTCGACACTTTGCGCCGGAGGGAGCTCGCCGCCCTGGGCAGCAAGCTCGCGGCCGTGTCCGGCCAGCCCTTCAACCGGGCAGGTGAGGGTGAATTCGTGTCCGGCATTTACAGGCAGCGCTTCGCGCTGGCGTCCGGCCGTTTTGCGATGATCGATGACGGGCTCGGCTTTCAACTCTTGCCCTGGACGCCATCGCTGGAGCGGCATCACGGCAAACATGTCGCCGGCATTGCCCGCGGCGACGGTGGCATCGATTGGAGCTTCGGGCGCAAGCAAGGATTGGGCTTGTGATCTGTTCGGGAGAACGAGACTTCCGCGTTGCCAGTTCGCTGGGCGTAGTCAGCCGGGTCCTGCCTTGCGTCTTTCGCCAGATATCATGGCTTGGACCGAATTTTCGCGATGGCGCAGGCTTGCCAGCGTCACACCGCCAATGTGCGTGAGGACAAGCAGCAGCATGCCGTGCGCTGGCAAGCTTGCGCCGCCTCGACCCATGATACGCCGAAACAGACGTCAGTCGTCATTAGCCAGCCGGTCGGGACGGTCAAACCCATCGCCGCGATCAGCGCGAAGCGGCTGGGTTGAGCTGGAGATGGGTTACATGCCGATGTCACGCCCTTGAAGCTTCGAGCTAGGCTCAATCGGCCTGTGGTGGGTTTCATGTCCGTGCTGCCCGCGCGGGCGATTCAGTTCGCGGTGGCAGCTGACCGCCTGAAAACGATCGTCACCTTCGTCCCTTCCGTGGCACTCGAGTTGACGTCGAATTCCGCCTTGGCGTTCTCGGTCAGCGAGCGCGCGATCAGCGCCCCGAGCTTGCCCTGCTTGGGCCAAGTCTCGCCTTCAGGCAGCCCGATACCGTCGTCGGCCACGACGATCCTGCAGCCATCGCCATCGACGATGCTGTGCAGGGTTATCGTGCCGCCGTCGCGGCCGCGGAAGGCATGCTTGAGCGCATTGGTAAGCAGTTCGTTGACCACCAGCCCGGTCGGCATCGCGACGTTGATCGACACCGGATAGGTGTCGACCTTCATATCAAGGCGAATGCCTTCGACCGCGTGCGATGTCATGACCGCTGATGCGATCTGGCTGAGATAGATACCAAGGTCGACCTCGTCCTTCTGCTCGTCGGCTGACAGCGTCTGGTAGAGGATCGCGAGCGCGTCGACGCGCCCAGCAAGCCTTTCGAACCGTTTCCGGTCCGGCTCGGTCGCATTGCGGGTTTCCAGACGGATCAATGCGGTGATCATTTGCAAATTGTTCTTCACGCGGTGCTGCAACTCGCGCAGCAGCGTGTCCTTTTCCCGGACACGTTCTTCGACCGAGCGCTCATCTTCCGTTTCGCCGTGAGCGGAGACGTCAACAAGCGCCACCAGCCGGAAGCAGATTTTGCCGCTGTCGTCCTCGATGAGGTTGGAATAGACGTCGAGAAGCGCTTGATTGTCCTCGTCGCGCTTCAGCCGGAAAGTGCCGACGAAATCGGTTTCCTCGACCACGGCCTGGGCCAGTGTCCGGTCTTTTTGCTGGTGCATGCCGATGCCGGGGAGCGCTGCCCAGTTCTTCCGGGTAAGGGCCACCGCTGTAAGGCCTGAGAGTTTTTCGAATTCGGGATTGGCATAAACAACGCGTTCCTTAGCGCTCAGGTCCGACACCGCGATGGCTATCGGGACCTGGTCGAGGAATTTTTTGAACTGTTCGCTTTCCAGCGCAGTGACAAGGTCAGGCGTTTCGAGCAGCTGCTCGACGGCCTCCGCCTTATTTGAATCTGATGTCATGTTTCGCACCTAAGTGGAAGTCAGCGACACCAATATCAGTGATGCGTTGCCCCTACCATTGCCAAAGCAAAGTCCAGAGGCTGCACTCTCGTCAGGAGTACGAGGGGACAAGTCTCGTATCGCGCAGTGGAAGCGCCATGGTAAAATGCAGACCCTCACGGTGATAGTTCAACGCTATTTTCGCGTCGCATTGGACGGTCACAACCTTCTCCAGCAAGGTGGTGCCAAAACCACGTCGCTTGGGCGGATCGACCTGGGGTCCATCACGCTCGCGCCAATCAAACGTCACAACCGGCCCTTGGCCTGAGTCGGCGAGTGTCCAGTGCACCTCAAGCCTCCCTTGCCGTTGCGACAGCGAACCGAACTTCGAGGCGTTGGTGGCCAACTCATGGAATGCCATGCCAATCGGTATCGCCAGATCGGCAACGAGGTCGACATTCGGACCCTCCATTGAAATCCGGGGCTTGTCGCGCGTTTCGTAATGTCTCAGTTCACCCTCCAGGATTTTCCGCAGCGAAGCCATTTGCCAGTAATCGTCTGTCAAAATGGAATGTGTGTCGGCCAACGACACGAGCCTGGCCGAGAAATCGCGAACGAAATCGTCAATATCACCGCTTGCCCGTGCTGTAGCCCCCATCATCGCGCGCACATTGGCGAGCGTGTTCTTAACCCGATGATGAAGTTCCCTAATAAGAAGTTTTTGGCGGTCGGCGACCTCC contains the following coding sequences:
- a CDS encoding histidine kinase dimerization/phosphoacceptor domain -containing protein, whose amino-acid sequence is MTSDSNKAEAVEQLLETPDLVTALESEQFKKFLDQVPIAIAVSDLSAKERVVYANPEFEKLSGLTAVALTRKNWAALPGIGMHQQKDRTLAQAVVEETDFVGTFRLKRDEDNQALLDVYSNLIEDDSGKICFRLVALVDVSAHGETEDERSVEERVREKDTLLRELQHRVKNNLQMITALIRLETRNATEPDRKRFERLAGRVDALAILYQTLSADEQKDEVDLGIYLSQIASAVMTSHAVEGIRLDMKVDTYPVSINVAMPTGLVVNELLTNALKHAFRGRDGGTITLHSIVDGDGCRIVVADDGIGLPEGETWPKQGKLGALIARSLTENAKAEFDVNSSATEGTKVTIVFRRSAATAN
- a CDS encoding sensor histidine kinase, producing the protein MQEPPVLLLTPSGRDAQIAASILATGNIATRVCPALEDVLPLLDKAQCLVAAEEALISAGRHALAGWLESQPAWSDFPVVLLVRRGREIDGRLGFLDRYLIVLERPFLASSLSNSVRSALRARARQLEVKSYIEEKQEVADRQKLLIRELHHRVKNTLANVRAMMGATARASGDIDDFVRDFSARLVSLADTHSILTDDYWQMASLRKILEGELRHYETRDKPRISMEGPNVDLVADLAIPIGMAFHELATNASKFGSLSQRQGRLEVHWTLADSGQGPVVTFDWRERDGPQVDPPKRRGFGTTLLEKVVTVQCDAKIALNYHREGLHFTMALPLRDTRLVPSYS